The following proteins are co-located in the Lagenorhynchus albirostris chromosome 2, mLagAlb1.1, whole genome shotgun sequence genome:
- the MYOCOS gene encoding myocilin opposite strand protein: MAEKRSMGNRINLPYRDLASEVTKRRITMTMREERFTKKSDEAGEIPSDMDLGQARPPSAAGSEVPPAPPPSPTEDSKVSFLST; encoded by the exons ATGGCAGAGAAACGCTCCATGGGCAACCGCATTAACCTCCCCTACAGAGACCTGGCCTCCGAGGTGACCAAGCGCCGAATCACCATGACCATGAG AGAAGAGAGATTTACCAAGAAAAGTGATGAAGCCGGGGAGATACCCTCAGATATGGATTTGGGACAAGCTCGTCCTCCTAGTGCAGCTGGCTCCGAAgtacccccagccccacctccttctCCAACTGAAGACTCCAAAGTTTCCTTCTTAAGCACCTAA